The Actinocatenispora sera genome has a window encoding:
- the dnaG gene encoding DNA primase has translation MEAARVGGGQTQMAGRIVAADIAAVRERVSIVEVIGGQVTLRPAGGGNLKGLCPFHEEKSPSFNVTPERGVFYCFGCGKGGDAISFLMETDHLTFSESVERLAGMVGITLRYEESGDGSPRRREDTGSRRTLVAAHAEAAAFYAEQLGSAGARTAREFLAQRGFDRDAALRFGCGFAPDSWDALGKHLRAKGYAAKDLITAGLIREARSGNLIDRFRGRLIWPIRDLSGDVIGFGARKLFDHDDGPKYLNTPETPIYKKSHVLYGIDQAKREIAKQNKAVIVEGYTDVMACHLAGVPTAVATCGTAFGDGHISVLRRLLLDSDAGTIVFTFDGDAAGQKAALRAFADDHKFAARSMVAIGADNMDPCELRLAKGDAAVRDLIADSERLINFALRTTVQGYDLDSAEGQAGALRAGARMVADIKQRDLRDRYVGFLARHVGVDTEEARAAVGDALRHGGRRPAAPSRPTRAVAPAVVPNSRRALVEREALKLAVQHPQLAGPLFDAVDATPYGHPVHAAIREAIAAAGGAAAAAGGPTWIEQVRSGCTDLAGQALVTELAVEPLRYDGEPDPRYVSVTLASLQLPVIEQRIKAVKSKLQRTNPVQHKDEYLSLFGEVASLEQHAQALREQATGGL, from the coding sequence ATGGAGGCGGCGCGTGTGGGAGGTGGCCAGACTCAGATGGCGGGTCGGATCGTGGCGGCGGACATCGCCGCGGTACGGGAACGGGTGTCGATCGTCGAGGTCATCGGCGGTCAGGTGACCCTGCGTCCGGCCGGTGGCGGCAACCTCAAGGGCCTGTGCCCGTTCCACGAGGAGAAGTCGCCGAGCTTCAACGTCACCCCGGAGCGGGGTGTCTTCTACTGCTTCGGCTGCGGTAAGGGCGGCGACGCGATCAGTTTCCTGATGGAGACCGATCACCTCACCTTCTCCGAGTCGGTCGAGCGGCTCGCCGGCATGGTCGGCATCACCCTGCGGTACGAGGAGTCCGGTGACGGCTCGCCCCGGCGCCGGGAGGACACCGGCAGCCGCCGCACCCTGGTCGCCGCGCACGCCGAGGCGGCCGCGTTCTACGCCGAGCAGCTCGGCTCGGCCGGAGCCCGTACCGCCCGGGAGTTCCTGGCGCAGCGCGGGTTCGACCGGGACGCGGCGCTGCGGTTCGGCTGCGGCTTCGCCCCCGACTCGTGGGACGCGCTGGGCAAGCACCTGCGCGCCAAGGGGTACGCGGCGAAGGATCTGATCACCGCCGGGCTGATCCGGGAGGCGAGGTCCGGCAACCTGATCGACCGGTTCCGCGGGCGGCTGATCTGGCCGATCCGCGACCTGTCCGGCGACGTGATCGGGTTCGGCGCGCGCAAGCTGTTCGACCATGACGACGGCCCCAAGTACCTGAACACCCCCGAGACGCCGATCTACAAGAAGTCGCACGTGCTGTACGGCATCGACCAGGCGAAACGGGAGATCGCCAAGCAGAACAAGGCGGTCATCGTCGAGGGCTACACCGACGTGATGGCCTGCCACCTCGCCGGCGTACCGACCGCGGTCGCCACCTGCGGCACCGCGTTCGGCGACGGGCACATCTCGGTGTTGCGGCGGCTGCTGCTGGACTCCGACGCCGGCACCATCGTGTTCACCTTCGACGGCGACGCGGCCGGGCAGAAGGCGGCGCTACGCGCGTTCGCCGACGACCACAAGTTCGCCGCCCGCAGCATGGTGGCCATCGGCGCCGACAACATGGACCCGTGTGAGCTGCGGCTGGCCAAGGGCGACGCCGCGGTCCGCGACCTGATCGCGGACAGCGAACGGCTGATCAACTTCGCGCTGCGCACCACCGTGCAGGGCTACGATCTGGACAGCGCGGAGGGCCAGGCCGGCGCACTGCGGGCCGGCGCCCGGATGGTCGCCGACATCAAGCAGCGTGACCTGCGCGACCGGTACGTCGGGTTCCTGGCCCGGCACGTCGGGGTCGACACCGAGGAGGCCCGGGCCGCGGTCGGCGACGCGCTGCGGCACGGCGGCCGGCGCCCCGCCGCCCCGTCCCGTCCGACTCGGGCCGTCGCCCCCGCGGTGGTCCCGAACTCGCGCCGGGCCCTGGTCGAGCGGGAGGCGCTGAAGCTCGCCGTGCAGCACCCGCAGCTCGCCGGCCCGCTGTTCGACGCCGTCGACGCCACTCCGTACGGGCACCCGGTGCACGCGGCGATCCGGGAGGCGATCGCCGCGGCCGGGGGAGCGGCGGCCGCCGCCGGCGGGCCGACCTGGATCGAGCAGGTCCGGTCCGGCTGTACCGACCTGGCCGGCCAGGCGCTGGTCACCGAGCTGGCGGTGGAGCCGCTGCGCTACGACGGCGAGCCCGACCCGCGGTACGTGTCGGTCACGCTCGCCTCGCTGCAACTGCCGGTGATCGAGCAGCGGATCAAGGCCGTGAAGTCGAAGCTGCAGCGCACCAATCCGGTGCAGCACAAGGACGAGTACCTGTCGCTGTTCGGTGAGGTGGCCTCGCTGGAGCAGCACGCGCAGGCGCTGCGCGAACAGGCGACCGGGGGGTTGTGA
- a CDS encoding MarR family transcriptional regulator, with the protein MARVGPDRASVAAADRVLAGVSRLGSRMRAERPRTGPSLAVLGVLLRLSVRGTMTTGALAASLKVAPQSMTRIVAGMAENGLIDRTPDPDDRRQILVSMTEAGRRVFDEDTRTRRAWLAAAMDAELTTAERDVLRVAGDLMIRLADWQPPAD; encoded by the coding sequence ATGGCGAGGGTCGGGCCGGATCGGGCCAGCGTGGCGGCGGCGGACCGGGTGCTGGCCGGGGTGAGCCGGCTCGGCAGCCGGATGCGCGCCGAACGGCCGCGCACCGGACCGTCGCTCGCCGTGCTCGGCGTGTTGTTGCGGCTGTCGGTGCGCGGCACCATGACCACCGGCGCGCTGGCCGCCTCGCTGAAGGTGGCGCCCCAGTCGATGACCCGGATCGTGGCGGGCATGGCCGAGAACGGGCTGATCGACCGAACCCCCGACCCGGACGACCGGCGCCAGATCCTGGTCTCGATGACCGAGGCGGGCCGCCGGGTGTTCGACGAGGACACCCGGACCAGGCGGGCCTGGCTCGCGGCGGCGATGGACGCCGAGCTGACCACCGCCGAACGTGACGTGCTGCGGGTCGCCGGTGACCTGATGATCCGGCTCGCCGACTGGCAGCCTCCGGCCGACTGA